One region of Luteolibacter yonseiensis genomic DNA includes:
- a CDS encoding efflux RND transporter permease subunit has protein sequence MLNKLIRWALRNRAIILCLAVLILALGFKTGRELPVEVLPDLTKPTVTILTESPGLAPEEVEALITQPIENSLMGVSGLTRMRSTSDISLSLVFAEFEWGTDIYRARQFVQERLQGANESLPEGTQPYLTPVASLMGEILLIGVRSTDGSTLPMDVRTLADWTIRTRLKSIPGIAEVLSQGGGVKQAQVQPDPFRMQANGVSIEELEQAVADAATNSTGGFIDKGAQEIMVRNLAMTVELDDIARTIVKVTNGRPIAISDVAKVAWGTEPKRGDASVNGSPGVIMSVTKAPGFDTIALTGQIEKAIEGLKPSLPKDVEVTVLFRQRDFIDRAIGNLSNAIVEGAVMVTVVLLLFLLSIRTTFITLMAMPLSFAITLLTFKWMGLSVNSMTLGGLAVAIGMVVDDAIVDVENVFRRLKENANLPEPLPKLEVIARASGEVRNSILYATILIVLVFLPLLGLSGVEGRLFGPIAIATIVSMIASFVVSLTAIPVLCSLVLKVRAGGDHGHTDGRFVRGLKWVLKVTLLRLSLRQPVIVIASVSILLVLALALYPQMSKDFLPAFHEETVIVTTGAAPGTSLAEMENLAKSVESQIRQVPEVHNVGRRIGRAERSDHVVPISNAEFDIDFKKGEGGRGNKEILDDIRERIRTVPGTFSVLSGPLSHRISHLLSGVTAPVAVKIFGPDLDTITDIGEKVQAVAKTIPGLGDAKLDQQAAIPQLRIEIDRERALAHGVSPGELNSELSTLLGGTAVAQLRENQRTIDLAIRLPEEWRSEPEKIRELPIHTKTGRNIPLKLVADVREASGPSSVHRENMQRRYVISITPTERNAGELVRRLQEKVAEEIKTPDGVFISYEGEFQAEQAAARRIALLFAGILVVIIMLLWSYFKSLTLAIQVLLNLPLALMGSLALTWLLVGNISVATLVGFIAVGGVAARNGIMMISHYLHLMRHEGEGFTYSMIERGTLERFVPVTMTALSAGIALIPFVLSRGEPGKEILSPVAICIVGGLITSTLLDFAVTPAVFRLFGRKAAARALELNAPAAQ, from the coding sequence ATGCTCAACAAACTCATCCGCTGGGCGCTGCGGAACCGGGCGATCATCCTGTGCCTCGCGGTGCTGATCCTCGCGCTTGGTTTCAAGACAGGCCGCGAGCTGCCGGTGGAGGTCCTGCCGGATCTCACGAAACCGACGGTCACCATTCTCACGGAATCTCCCGGCCTCGCGCCGGAGGAAGTCGAAGCCCTCATCACCCAGCCGATCGAAAATTCGCTCATGGGTGTGTCCGGACTCACCCGGATGCGCTCCACCTCGGACATCTCGCTCTCGCTCGTCTTCGCCGAGTTCGAGTGGGGCACGGACATCTATCGCGCCCGGCAGTTCGTCCAGGAGCGTCTTCAGGGGGCGAACGAATCCCTGCCCGAGGGGACGCAGCCCTATCTCACGCCCGTGGCTTCGCTGATGGGGGAGATCCTGCTCATCGGTGTCAGGAGCACCGACGGCAGCACCTTGCCGATGGACGTCCGCACCCTCGCGGACTGGACCATCCGCACCCGGTTGAAGTCCATCCCCGGCATCGCCGAGGTGCTCAGCCAGGGTGGCGGCGTGAAGCAGGCACAGGTCCAGCCGGATCCCTTCCGCATGCAGGCCAATGGTGTCTCCATCGAGGAACTGGAACAAGCCGTGGCCGATGCCGCGACGAATTCCACCGGCGGCTTCATCGACAAGGGAGCGCAGGAGATCATGGTGCGGAACCTCGCGATGACCGTCGAGCTGGATGACATCGCCCGCACCATCGTGAAGGTCACGAACGGCCGCCCGATCGCCATCTCGGATGTGGCGAAGGTCGCCTGGGGCACCGAACCGAAGCGCGGCGACGCCAGCGTGAACGGCAGCCCGGGGGTGATCATGAGCGTCACCAAGGCCCCGGGATTCGACACCATCGCCCTCACCGGACAAATCGAGAAAGCGATCGAAGGGCTCAAGCCGTCGCTGCCGAAGGACGTGGAGGTCACGGTGTTGTTCCGCCAGCGGGATTTCATCGACCGCGCCATCGGAAACCTGTCGAACGCCATCGTCGAAGGGGCCGTCATGGTGACCGTGGTGCTGTTGCTCTTCCTGCTCAGCATCAGGACCACCTTCATCACGCTGATGGCGATGCCGCTGAGCTTCGCCATCACGCTTCTCACCTTCAAATGGATGGGGCTGAGCGTGAACTCCATGACCTTGGGCGGGCTCGCCGTCGCCATCGGCATGGTGGTGGATGATGCGATCGTGGACGTGGAGAACGTCTTCCGGCGGTTGAAGGAGAATGCGAACCTGCCGGAGCCGCTGCCGAAACTCGAAGTCATCGCCCGCGCTTCCGGCGAGGTCCGGAACTCGATCCTCTACGCGACCATCCTCATCGTGCTGGTGTTCCTCCCCCTGCTGGGCCTGTCCGGTGTGGAGGGACGGCTCTTCGGCCCCATCGCCATCGCGACCATTGTCAGCATGATCGCCTCGTTCGTGGTGTCCCTGACGGCCATACCGGTACTTTGCTCGCTCGTGTTGAAGGTGAGGGCGGGAGGGGATCATGGCCATACGGACGGCAGGTTTGTCCGGGGGCTCAAATGGGTGCTCAAGGTGACCCTGCTCAGACTGAGCCTGAGGCAGCCGGTGATCGTCATCGCCTCTGTTTCGATCCTGTTGGTGCTCGCGCTCGCGCTTTATCCGCAGATGAGCAAGGATTTCCTCCCCGCCTTCCATGAGGAGACGGTCATCGTCACCACGGGGGCCGCGCCGGGTACCTCGCTGGCGGAAATGGAAAACCTTGCGAAGTCGGTGGAGAGCCAGATCCGGCAGGTCCCGGAGGTCCACAACGTCGGCCGCCGGATCGGCCGGGCGGAACGCAGCGACCACGTCGTACCGATTTCCAACGCGGAATTCGACATCGACTTCAAGAAGGGCGAGGGAGGAAGAGGCAACAAGGAGATCCTGGACGACATCCGCGAGCGCATCCGCACCGTGCCGGGAACCTTCAGCGTGCTCTCCGGGCCGCTGTCCCACCGCATCAGCCACCTGCTGAGCGGTGTGACGGCGCCCGTGGCGGTGAAGATCTTCGGGCCGGACCTGGACACCATCACCGACATCGGGGAGAAGGTGCAGGCGGTCGCCAAAACCATTCCAGGTCTGGGGGATGCCAAGCTCGACCAACAGGCGGCCATTCCCCAGCTCCGCATCGAGATCGATCGCGAGCGCGCGCTGGCCCACGGGGTTTCACCCGGTGAGTTGAACTCGGAGCTCTCCACCCTGTTGGGCGGCACGGCGGTCGCGCAGCTCCGCGAGAACCAACGTACCATCGACCTCGCCATCCGCCTGCCGGAGGAGTGGCGCAGCGAGCCGGAGAAAATCCGCGAGTTGCCCATCCACACCAAGACCGGACGGAACATCCCGCTCAAGCTGGTGGCGGACGTGAGGGAGGCCTCGGGCCCCAGCTCCGTGCATCGTGAGAACATGCAGCGGCGCTATGTCATCTCCATCACGCCGACGGAGCGCAACGCGGGCGAACTCGTGAGACGGCTCCAGGAGAAGGTCGCCGAGGAGATCAAGACTCCGGACGGGGTTTTCATCAGCTACGAGGGCGAGTTCCAGGCGGAGCAGGCCGCCGCCCGGCGGATCGCCCTGCTCTTCGCGGGCATCCTCGTGGTGATCATCATGCTGTTGTGGTCCTATTTCAAGAGCCTCACGCTCGCGATCCAGGTGCTGCTGAATCTCCCGCTGGCCCTCATGGGCAGCCTCGCGCTGACATGGCTGCTGGTCGGAAACATCAGCGTCGCCACGCTTGTCGGCTTCATCGCCGTGGGCGGTGTGGCCGCGCGGAACGGCATCATGATGATCTCCCACTACCTGCACCTCATGCGGCACGAGGGGGAAGGGTTCACCTATTCCATGATCGAGCGCGGCACGCTGGAGCGGTTCGTGCCGGTCACGATGACCGCCTTGTCCGCGGGCATCGCGCTCATTCCCTTCGTCCTTTCGCGGGGGGAACCGGGCAAGGAGATCCTCAGCCCGGTGGCCATCTGCATCGTCGGCGGCCTCATCACCTCCACGCTGCTCGACTTCGCGGTGACGCCGGCCGTTTTCCGCCTTTTCGGCAGAAAGGCCGCCGCCAGGGCGCTCGAGCTGAACGCCCCCGCCGCCCAATGA
- a CDS encoding efflux RND transporter periplasmic adaptor subunit, whose protein sequence is MKFSNIVFSCVGALLVSHASLQAAGESGAVILTEQGVKNLGIETVTVEESDFEDSAFALGRIETIPGSTGAVSSRISGRLVELPVSPGDTVSKDQVVAQVESRQPGDPPPVIPLRAPVGGLVMHSDARLGDPVEPDKALLEIADLSKVYAVARVPDYQAGLLKPGAKARIRIPALGEKVFEGELLRFGTAADAENGTIDAFFHMPNPEGTLRPSMRAEFTIVKSMRAGVLSVPKESLQGNPANRHVYVKHAKLPNAFDKVIVQTGATSNDRVEIVDGLLPGDEVVTRGSYSLGFAGGGGGVSLKEALDAAHGHKHNEDGSEMSAEQAAAAKAGGGDDGHDHGAGKGSSSLREKFFMATTALLFLLLVLTSIFRKGGKNENSDFA, encoded by the coding sequence ATGAAATTTTCCAACATCGTTTTTTCCTGCGTGGGAGCACTGCTCGTTTCCCACGCATCCCTACAGGCCGCCGGTGAAAGCGGGGCCGTGATCCTGACCGAGCAGGGCGTGAAGAACCTCGGGATCGAGACGGTCACGGTCGAGGAGTCCGACTTCGAGGATTCCGCCTTCGCGCTCGGCAGGATCGAGACCATCCCGGGCAGCACGGGTGCCGTCAGCAGCCGGATTTCCGGGCGTCTGGTGGAGCTTCCCGTTTCTCCCGGCGACACCGTTTCCAAAGATCAGGTTGTGGCCCAGGTGGAGAGCCGCCAGCCGGGTGATCCGCCGCCGGTCATTCCTCTCCGCGCACCGGTGGGAGGTCTTGTAATGCACTCGGACGCCCGTCTCGGAGATCCCGTGGAGCCTGACAAGGCACTGCTTGAGATCGCCGACCTGTCCAAGGTTTATGCCGTTGCCCGTGTGCCGGACTACCAGGCGGGATTGCTCAAGCCCGGAGCCAAGGCCCGGATCAGGATTCCAGCGCTCGGGGAAAAGGTCTTCGAGGGAGAGCTGCTCCGCTTCGGCACCGCGGCGGATGCCGAGAACGGCACGATCGACGCGTTTTTCCACATGCCCAATCCGGAAGGAACCCTGCGCCCCAGCATGCGGGCGGAGTTCACCATCGTGAAGTCGATGCGTGCGGGAGTGCTTTCCGTGCCGAAGGAGTCCTTGCAGGGAAATCCGGCCAACCGTCACGTTTACGTGAAACACGCCAAGCTGCCGAACGCCTTCGACAAGGTGATTGTCCAGACAGGTGCGACCAGCAACGACCGGGTGGAAATCGTCGATGGCCTCCTGCCGGGAGACGAGGTCGTCACCCGTGGTTCCTACTCGCTCGGCTTCGCCGGTGGCGGCGGAGGGGTATCCCTCAAGGAAGCGCTTGATGCCGCGCACGGCCACAAGCACAACGAGGACGGCTCGGAAATGAGTGCCGAACAGGCGGCCGCGGCCAAGGCCGGCGGTGGTGATGACGGCCACGACCATGGTGCCGGGAAAGGATCTTCCTCACTGAGGGAGAAGTTCTTCATGGCCACCACGGCGCTGCTCTTCCTCCTCCTCGTCCTCACTTCCATTTTCCGCAAGGGCGGGAAAAACGAAAACTCCGACTTCGCCTGA
- a CDS encoding TolC family protein yields the protein MSRLSFLAVLASACMIHPALAEPGVVVSLAGVGDRVRAQNPDLAAARLRIQEANGRLTQSGRLQNPELGFELSHDPRFRARTAEVSFSQRFPLTNRLQLEKSVSATEVKVAQAEVREVERRLISQAREGIVNVLAVRQRRELLRSQVEVAQRFTDTLSGNAAKGEASVLDAGQARLETAGINLELRQLDAEEVAAVGSIKPLLGMHPGETLYVGGSLPEMVLPADAVSPSSRPDFQATRLEAQAAGQSVALEQAKRREDVQGGVFLSVDRSEDEPGGYDREGMVGVRFSLPLPFWNKNEGAIQEAKAREQRLKQETAALGRGIRLEAEAAVAEMRQWLTLAKETESTLLPLATEQAAAAEDAYQKGLGELVTVFRARERRLQLQASRLDAVKQFHLARVRYETAAAKP from the coding sequence ATGTCACGATTATCATTTTTAGCCGTGCTGGCGTCCGCCTGCATGATTCATCCGGCGCTTGCGGAGCCCGGAGTCGTCGTATCCCTCGCGGGTGTCGGCGATCGCGTCCGCGCCCAGAATCCCGATCTGGCGGCCGCCCGCCTGCGCATCCAGGAGGCGAACGGGCGCCTGACCCAGTCGGGCCGCCTGCAGAATCCCGAACTGGGATTCGAGCTGTCCCACGATCCCCGGTTCCGTGCCCGCACGGCGGAGGTTTCGTTTTCCCAGCGCTTCCCGCTCACCAACCGCCTCCAGTTGGAGAAATCGGTTTCCGCCACCGAGGTGAAGGTGGCGCAGGCCGAAGTCCGCGAGGTGGAGCGCCGGTTGATCTCCCAGGCGAGGGAGGGCATCGTCAATGTGCTGGCCGTCCGCCAGCGCCGCGAGCTGCTCCGTTCACAGGTCGAGGTTGCACAGCGTTTCACCGACACCTTGTCCGGAAACGCCGCCAAGGGCGAGGCATCCGTGCTGGATGCCGGACAGGCCAGATTGGAGACCGCCGGCATCAACCTGGAACTGCGTCAGCTCGACGCTGAGGAAGTTGCGGCGGTCGGCTCCATCAAGCCATTGCTGGGAATGCACCCCGGCGAGACCCTGTATGTCGGTGGCTCGCTGCCGGAAATGGTCCTGCCGGCGGATGCCGTCTCACCGTCCTCACGCCCGGATTTCCAAGCCACCCGGTTGGAGGCCCAGGCTGCCGGGCAAAGCGTCGCTCTCGAGCAGGCGAAACGCCGCGAGGATGTGCAGGGAGGGGTGTTCCTCAGTGTCGACCGCTCGGAGGACGAGCCCGGCGGCTATGACCGCGAGGGCATGGTGGGTGTCAGGTTCTCGCTGCCCCTGCCGTTCTGGAACAAGAACGAAGGTGCCATCCAGGAAGCGAAGGCCCGCGAGCAGCGCCTGAAACAGGAGACCGCCGCGCTGGGGCGCGGCATCCGTCTCGAGGCGGAGGCCGCCGTCGCGGAGATGCGGCAGTGGCTGACGCTGGCGAAGGAAACCGAGAGCACGCTCCTGCCGCTCGCCACCGAGCAGGCCGCCGCCGCCGAGGACGCCTATCAGAAGGGCCTTGGCGAACTGGTGACCGTGTTCCGCGCCCGGGAACGCCGCCTCCAGCTCCAGGCCTCCCGGCTTGATGCCGTGAAGCAGTTCCACCTCGCCCGTGTCCGTTACGAAACGGCCGCTGCCAAACCTTGA
- a CDS encoding MDR family NADPH-dependent oxidoreductase: protein MEDDDSTSLGKQLVFRETGAPAEVLGMETDILISRSPEPGDVLVRILAAPLNPADLNTVEGTYGVKPPLPATPGIEGCGVVEASGSPDFSPGDRVIFLRRASTWASHTSVPGDVLFKLPSAIDPLQAAMLKVNPATAWQLLHGFTALEKGDFIVQNVGNSAVGRCVIQLARDLGIRTISFVRRESLFGELTALGADHVFLDDESGPVAAKEVMAGANAALAFNAVGGESALRLMKLLREGGTHITYGAMGRKPVTIPNGLLIFRGIEIRGLWVTRWIENAPLEEVRAVYQDLAARVAAGTLVQPVDSTFPLEDFQTALARLDAPERSGKVLFVP from the coding sequence ATGGAAGATGACGACTCCACGAGCTTGGGAAAACAACTTGTCTTCAGAGAGACCGGAGCTCCCGCCGAGGTCCTGGGAATGGAAACGGACATCCTGATCTCCCGCTCTCCCGAGCCGGGAGATGTCCTCGTCCGCATCCTCGCCGCACCATTGAACCCGGCGGATCTCAATACCGTGGAGGGGACCTACGGCGTGAAACCACCCCTGCCCGCTACGCCCGGCATCGAGGGCTGTGGTGTGGTGGAGGCGAGCGGTTCCCCGGATTTCTCACCAGGCGACCGCGTGATCTTCCTGCGCCGCGCGTCGACCTGGGCCTCGCACACGAGCGTGCCGGGAGACGTGCTTTTCAAGCTCCCCTCCGCCATCGATCCGCTCCAGGCGGCGATGCTGAAGGTGAATCCGGCGACGGCCTGGCAGTTGCTGCACGGCTTCACCGCCCTGGAAAAGGGCGATTTCATCGTGCAGAACGTGGGCAATTCCGCCGTGGGCCGCTGCGTCATCCAGCTCGCGCGGGATCTCGGCATCCGCACGATTTCCTTCGTCAGGCGCGAGTCATTGTTCGGGGAACTCACCGCCCTCGGCGCCGACCATGTTTTCCTCGATGACGAATCCGGGCCTGTCGCCGCCAAGGAAGTCATGGCTGGAGCGAATGCCGCCCTCGCCTTCAACGCCGTCGGCGGGGAAAGCGCCCTGCGCCTCATGAAACTGCTTCGCGAGGGAGGCACCCACATCACCTACGGAGCGATGGGCCGCAAACCCGTTACCATCCCGAACGGCCTGCTCATTTTCCGTGGTATCGAGATCCGGGGCCTGTGGGTCACCCGCTGGATCGAAAACGCCCCGCTGGAGGAAGTGCGTGCGGTTTACCAAGACCTCGCCGCCCGTGTGGCGGCCGGGACACTCGTGCAACCCGTGGACTCCACATTTCCACTGGAGGATTTCCAAACCGCGCTCGCCCGGTTGGACGCTCCGGAGCGTTCGGGGAAAGTGTTGTTCGTGCCGTAG
- a CDS encoding alkaline phosphatase family protein, with translation MHLAISRLLLSSLVLLISRAEAAETPVKQRAEHVFIISFDQGAPAGIAKSDMPLFKEMAAQGAHTWEAYTIVPSITLPSHTSMLTGVGIQKHQIDWNNYKPEKGKVGVPTIFSLAKEKGISTGMFVAKEKFQHLNLPGSVDVFDFPKDDVTCGSVAREFAANVGTLKPGLCFIHFGDPDVKGHEFGMDSPEKIQAFADTDKALKVIRDSVDKAGLTSTSVFILTADHGGHDIKDKNGITRGTHGDSTPDDVTIPWIAWGKGVKPGFTITAPVVQYDTAATALWLLGVPVPEGFWGRPVTSAFVD, from the coding sequence ATGCACCTTGCCATTTCCCGACTTCTTCTCTCATCTCTCGTCCTCCTCATCTCCCGCGCGGAGGCTGCGGAAACTCCTGTGAAGCAACGCGCTGAGCACGTCTTCATCATCAGCTTCGACCAGGGCGCGCCCGCCGGCATCGCCAAGTCCGACATGCCGCTTTTCAAGGAAATGGCCGCGCAGGGAGCCCACACGTGGGAAGCCTATACCATCGTCCCCAGCATCACCCTGCCCTCCCACACCTCCATGCTCACCGGTGTGGGCATCCAGAAGCACCAGATCGATTGGAACAACTACAAGCCCGAAAAAGGCAAGGTCGGGGTGCCGACAATCTTCAGCCTCGCCAAGGAAAAGGGCATCAGCACCGGCATGTTCGTGGCGAAGGAGAAATTCCAGCACCTCAACCTGCCGGGCAGCGTGGACGTGTTCGATTTTCCTAAGGACGACGTCACCTGTGGCAGCGTCGCCCGCGAATTCGCCGCGAACGTCGGCACGCTCAAGCCGGGCCTGTGCTTCATCCATTTCGGGGATCCGGACGTGAAGGGCCACGAATTCGGCATGGATTCCCCTGAGAAAATCCAGGCCTTCGCCGATACCGACAAGGCGCTCAAGGTCATCCGCGACTCGGTTGACAAGGCGGGCCTGACGTCGACCAGTGTTTTCATCCTGACCGCGGATCACGGCGGCCACGACATCAAGGACAAGAACGGCATCACCCGCGGGACCCATGGCGACTCCACCCCGGATGACGTCACCATTCCCTGGATCGCCTGGGGCAAGGGCGTGAAGCCCGGTTTCACCATCACCGCGCCGGTCGTCCAGTATGACACCGCCGCCACCGCCCTCTGGCTGCTGGGCGTGCCGGTGCCCGAAGGATTCTGGGGCAGGCCCGTCACCTCCGCTTTTGTGGACTGA
- a CDS encoding LL-diaminopimelate aminotransferase, producing the protein MATINSNFLKLKAGYLFPEIARRVRVYTEENPDKAARIIRCGIGDVTEPLPAAVVKAMHEGVEEMADRATFKGYGPEQGYEFLRQAIVDNQFADLGISADEVFISDGSKCDTGNILDIFGKGNVIAITDPVYPVYVDTNVMAGNTGDADEKGAYEGLLYLPCNAANNFVADVPAEKADIIYLCFPNNPTGAVATRAQLEAWVKYAKENDAIILFDAAYEAFIQDPAIPRSIFEIEGARDVALEFRSFSKNGGFTGVRCGYIVIPKTVTAKADDGTRVPLHQLWSRRHSTKFNGASYPVQKAAAAVFSPEGKQQVSALIEHYMGNAKLLREAAAAAGLPVFGGENAPYVWVGCPAGLTSWDMFDKMLGEAQVVITPGSGFGSAGEGYFRISAFNSRANVEEVCRRLKALVA; encoded by the coding sequence ATGGCCACGATCAATTCCAATTTCCTCAAGCTGAAAGCCGGTTACCTTTTCCCTGAAATCGCCCGCCGCGTCCGGGTCTATACCGAGGAAAATCCCGACAAAGCCGCCCGCATCATCCGCTGCGGCATCGGCGACGTGACCGAGCCCCTCCCCGCCGCCGTCGTGAAGGCGATGCACGAAGGAGTGGAGGAAATGGCGGACCGCGCCACCTTCAAGGGCTACGGCCCGGAGCAGGGTTACGAATTCCTGCGCCAGGCCATCGTCGACAACCAGTTCGCCGATCTCGGCATCTCCGCCGACGAGGTTTTCATTTCAGACGGCTCGAAGTGCGACACCGGCAACATCCTCGACATCTTCGGCAAGGGCAACGTCATCGCCATCACCGACCCGGTTTACCCCGTCTACGTCGACACGAACGTGATGGCCGGCAACACCGGTGACGCGGATGAGAAGGGCGCCTACGAGGGCCTGCTCTACCTGCCTTGCAACGCCGCCAACAACTTCGTCGCGGACGTTCCTGCGGAAAAGGCGGACATCATCTACCTCTGCTTCCCGAACAACCCGACCGGAGCCGTCGCCACCCGCGCGCAGCTCGAGGCATGGGTGAAATACGCGAAGGAAAACGACGCGATCATCCTCTTCGACGCCGCCTACGAGGCATTCATCCAGGACCCCGCCATCCCCCGCTCCATCTTCGAGATCGAAGGCGCGCGCGACGTGGCGCTCGAGTTCCGCAGCTTTTCCAAGAACGGCGGCTTCACCGGCGTGCGCTGCGGCTACATCGTCATCCCGAAAACCGTGACCGCCAAGGCGGACGACGGCACCCGCGTGCCGCTCCACCAGCTCTGGTCCCGCCGCCACAGCACCAAGTTCAACGGTGCCAGCTACCCGGTCCAGAAAGCCGCCGCCGCGGTGTTCTCCCCGGAAGGGAAACAACAGGTCAGCGCGCTCATCGAGCACTACATGGGCAATGCCAAGCTTCTCCGCGAAGCCGCCGCCGCCGCCGGACTTCCCGTCTTCGGTGGTGAGAACGCCCCTTACGTCTGGGTCGGCTGCCCTGCCGGACTCACCTCGTGGGACATGTTCGACAAGATGCTCGGCGAAGCCCAGGTCGTCATCACCCCCGGCTCGGGCTTCGGCTCCGCCGGCGAGGGCTACTTCCGCATCTCCGCCTTCAACTCCCGCGCGAATGTCGAGGAAGTCTGCCGCAGGCTGAAGGCGCTGGTGGCTTGA
- a CDS encoding family 43 glycosylhydrolase, whose translation MIHRITALLIATVGIASAAPTLPFKADFSKFPASSWKSLGGDWSAADGVLKVSGGSGPKVVIDGLAAGDFQLDVELRPETDGAQAGVVIRGSDFAEGIDSFRGYFTGIKAGGNLVMWGANDPKWRAIAVRPVEIKAATWYHLRLRVKGDNLKLYVDDVPITDLTWPVFDGIDTAFAQGGVALRALDGAASFRNLTITPNRVPALTGGYTNPVQTGAADPVVLHHGGKYYAYTTYTPDFPRMPRGIRLYTSSNLVDWKDEGYVLKNQDTWGNSRFWAPDIVEKDGTFYLYYAADERMCVATAKSPAGPFKQEKEQPMEPSSIKIDGHVFEDGDGQRYFYYVTFGDGNEIWGGKLNNDMITVDPSTLKQMVKPDQPWERHHGAVTEGPEILKHKGTYYLTYSGSHFESPEYAVGYATSDSPLGPWKKFEFNPVMKSTAYAHGTAHHCFIPSPDGKETFIVYHRHSSLKETEPRALSIDRVRFVPDPAGGPDILQIHGPTSSLQPLPSGAR comes from the coding sequence ATGATCCACCGCATCACCGCCCTGCTCATCGCGACCGTCGGCATCGCCTCCGCCGCGCCCACGCTCCCCTTCAAGGCCGACTTCTCGAAATTCCCCGCCTCCTCCTGGAAATCCCTCGGTGGTGATTGGTCGGCGGCGGATGGCGTTCTCAAGGTCAGCGGCGGCAGCGGTCCGAAAGTGGTGATCGACGGGCTTGCGGCGGGTGATTTCCAACTGGATGTGGAACTGCGGCCGGAAACCGACGGCGCGCAGGCGGGTGTCGTCATCCGTGGCAGCGATTTCGCGGAGGGCATCGACTCGTTCCGGGGTTATTTCACCGGCATCAAGGCCGGAGGAAATCTCGTCATGTGGGGCGCGAATGATCCCAAGTGGCGGGCCATCGCCGTGCGTCCGGTTGAGATCAAGGCCGCCACCTGGTATCACCTCCGCCTGCGCGTGAAGGGGGACAATCTCAAGCTCTACGTGGACGACGTGCCGATCACGGATCTGACATGGCCGGTATTCGACGGCATCGACACGGCATTCGCCCAAGGCGGCGTCGCCCTGCGCGCGCTGGACGGCGCGGCCTCGTTCCGCAATCTCACGATCACCCCCAATCGGGTTCCGGCGTTGACCGGCGGATACACCAATCCCGTTCAAACGGGGGCGGCGGACCCGGTGGTGCTCCACCACGGCGGGAAATACTACGCCTACACGACCTACACTCCCGATTTCCCACGCATGCCCCGTGGCATCCGCCTCTACACTTCCAGCAATCTCGTCGATTGGAAGGACGAGGGATATGTACTGAAAAATCAGGACACCTGGGGCAATTCGCGATTCTGGGCGCCGGACATCGTCGAAAAAGACGGCACCTTCTACCTCTACTACGCCGCCGACGAACGGATGTGCGTGGCCACCGCCAAGTCACCGGCGGGCCCGTTCAAGCAGGAGAAGGAGCAGCCGATGGAGCCGTCCAGCATCAAGATCGACGGACACGTCTTCGAGGACGGGGACGGACAACGCTACTTCTACTACGTCACCTTCGGCGACGGAAACGAGATCTGGGGTGGCAAACTGAACAACGACATGATCACGGTCGATCCCTCCACCTTGAAACAAATGGTGAAGCCGGACCAGCCATGGGAACGCCACCACGGTGCCGTCACCGAAGGACCTGAGATATTGAAGCACAAGGGCACCTACTATCTTACCTACTCCGGCAGCCACTTCGAGAGTCCGGAATACGCCGTCGGCTACGCCACCTCGGACAGCCCGCTCGGCCCGTGGAAAAAATTCGAATTCAACCCGGTGATGAAATCCACCGCCTACGCCCACGGCACCGCGCACCACTGCTTCATCCCGTCCCCGGATGGGAAGGAAACCTTCATCGTCTATCACCGCCACAGCAGTCTCAAGGAAACCGAGCCACGCGCGCTTTCCATCGACCGCGTCCGCTTCGTCCCGGATCCGGCCGGAGGTCCTGACATCCTTCAAATCCACGGTCCCACCTCCTCACTCCAACCTCTGCCATCCGGGGCGCGATAA